One window of the Fimbriimonadaceae bacterium genome contains the following:
- a CDS encoding Crp/Fnr family transcriptional regulator, protein MDSPPTPQNKLWYLKHIRLFDGISPSEMQEMEKITRMEEVKKRQPFYLPGDPSSNVYLLKRGRVKLANTAASGKEVTFDILEPGEVFGELEVLEGLPRETAAEALDDAMICVIRREDFDRYLAMHPKITVKLTKLIGLRLRRIQSRIEDLVFRDVPARLAHLLLELSKSDGAQEPRGIRIKAKLTHQEMANLIGCSRETVSATLGQFRDEGLLQLDGRTLTILDPKGLSRLLG, encoded by the coding sequence ATGGACAGTCCACCCACTCCTCAGAACAAACTCTGGTACCTCAAGCACATTCGATTGTTCGACGGGATTTCTCCATCGGAAATGCAGGAGATGGAGAAGATTACCAGGATGGAAGAGGTCAAGAAGCGACAACCGTTCTACCTTCCCGGCGATCCAAGCTCCAACGTGTATCTCCTCAAACGAGGGCGCGTCAAACTGGCCAACACCGCCGCAAGCGGCAAGGAAGTGACGTTCGACATCCTGGAGCCTGGAGAGGTCTTTGGAGAGTTAGAGGTCTTGGAAGGTTTGCCTCGTGAAACCGCCGCCGAAGCGTTGGATGATGCCATGATTTGCGTCATTCGCCGCGAAGACTTCGATCGGTACCTGGCCATGCATCCGAAGATCACCGTGAAGCTGACGAAACTGATCGGCTTGCGGTTGAGGCGCATTCAAAGCCGTATCGAGGACTTGGTCTTCCGGGATGTCCCGGCGCGATTGGCCCATTTGCTGCTCGAACTCAGCAAAAGCGACGGCGCGCAAGAGCCGCGTGGGATTCGGATCAAGGCGAAATTGACGCATCAGGAAATGGCCAACCTCATCGGCTGTAGCCGGGAGACGGTGAGTGCCACGCTGGGACAGTTCCGCGATGAAGGGCTTCTTCAACTCGACGGCCGCACCCTGACGATTCTAGACCCCAAAGGGTTGTCCAGACTGCTTGGTTGA